The proteins below are encoded in one region of Peribacillus muralis:
- a CDS encoding aminotransferase-like domain-containing protein, translating into MNWMKQQITRGEWPVATKLPSQRSLADSFGINRSTVITAIDELIADGLLDTKVGSGTFVSNNTWNVLVASNQPDWGNYVRNGLHEPNLQTIQDINLHETDTTMIRLGTGELSPSLLPIKKIEQTLQSIAFDAQSLGYSEPKGDKRLRQSISDHLKEKGVIASPSSLMIVSGGLQALQLIAVGLLQKGSLVLHESPSYINSVHPFQSAGMQLTGLSKQSRETIPKQIKKINGKQKASLFYTVPTFNNPTNATWTREERLELLSLCKKEQVPIIEDDVYSDLWFEKEPPPPLKSFDDDGLVLHIGSVSKTLSPGLRIGWIAGPMPVIERLADIKMQMDYGSSALSQQLVAAWLSQGEHSKHLDWLRGELIARRDLTLALLKQHFQGMAKWQIPQGGFYIWLELCKPIVNPTLFKQALKEHLLINPGYIYEPNNHTHLRLSYSYASEEQLAYGIQTLSEIIRRLI; encoded by the coding sequence GTGAATTGGATGAAACAACAGATTACAAGGGGTGAATGGCCAGTGGCGACCAAGCTTCCATCGCAACGCTCATTGGCAGATTCTTTTGGTATAAACCGAAGTACGGTCATTACGGCCATTGATGAATTGATTGCAGACGGTCTACTGGATACAAAGGTAGGGTCCGGTACATTCGTATCGAATAATACTTGGAACGTTCTAGTCGCAAGCAATCAGCCTGACTGGGGGAACTATGTCCGAAATGGCCTGCATGAACCTAATTTACAAACGATTCAGGACATCAATCTCCATGAAACGGACACGACCATGATCAGATTGGGCACTGGCGAGCTTTCCCCTTCACTACTGCCAATTAAGAAAATCGAGCAGACGCTGCAATCCATTGCTTTTGATGCACAGTCATTAGGGTATTCCGAGCCAAAGGGGGATAAAAGACTGCGGCAAAGCATAAGTGATCATTTAAAGGAAAAAGGAGTAATCGCAAGTCCCAGCTCGCTCATGATCGTATCCGGAGGGCTTCAGGCACTACAATTGATTGCAGTCGGCTTGCTTCAAAAAGGCTCATTGGTCTTACATGAATCGCCTTCTTATATAAATTCGGTTCATCCCTTTCAATCTGCAGGCATGCAGTTGACGGGGTTATCAAAACAAAGCAGGGAAACTATCCCGAAACAAATAAAGAAAATCAACGGGAAACAGAAAGCGTCTCTTTTTTATACGGTTCCAACGTTTAACAACCCAACCAATGCAACATGGACAAGGGAGGAGCGATTGGAACTCCTATCTCTATGCAAAAAGGAACAGGTTCCAATTATTGAAGACGACGTTTATAGTGATTTATGGTTTGAAAAAGAACCGCCGCCCCCCTTAAAATCCTTTGATGACGATGGTCTCGTCTTGCACATTGGCAGTGTATCGAAAACATTAAGCCCAGGGTTACGCATCGGGTGGATTGCAGGGCCGATGCCTGTTATTGAACGTTTGGCAGATATTAAAATGCAAATGGACTACGGATCGAGTGCACTGTCGCAGCAGCTTGTGGCAGCATGGCTATCACAAGGCGAACATTCCAAGCATTTAGATTGGCTGCGGGGTGAATTGATCGCACGCAGGGATTTAACACTTGCTCTTCTCAAGCAACATTTTCAAGGAATGGCTAAATGGCAAATACCGCAAGGCGGATTTTATATATGGTTAGAATTATGCAAACCGATTGTAAACCCAACCCTCTTCAAGCAGGCGCTAAAGGAACACCTGCTCATCAATCCAGGGTACATATATGAACCGAATAACCATACCCACCTTCGGCTCTCGTACTCATATGCATCTGAGGAACAACTCGCTTATGGGATTCAAACCCTTTCGGAAATCATTCGGCGTTTGATCTAA